One stretch of Phaeodactylum tricornutum CCAP 1055/1 chromosome 9, whole genome shotgun sequence DNA includes these proteins:
- a CDS encoding predicted protein — protein sequence NKYVPPHLRNSQGSGGRTSDSVSDGRGGDRRDSYSDRRGDSGGRGGYGGDRRGSYGDRRGEQGRRGQSRRNARGFHGDLKEDPRTQARLFGRDDHQTTGINFDNYDKIPIEVSGDDVPDPIETYSPETIGDDLFRNTQLCGYSRPTPVQKYSVPICTQGRDLMACAQTGSGKTAGFLFPIIMSMIKRGGSDPPENARRRIYPEALVLAPTRELAQQIHEEAKRFTYATGIASVVIYGGANVGDQLREMERGCDLLVATPGRLVDLIERGRLGMESVSFLVLDEADRMLDMGFEPQIRRIVEESGMPGGIDRQTMMFSATFPANIQRLASDFMRDYVFLTVGRVGSASKDVTQTVEFVEERDKVDALMKFLLTIQDGLILIFVETKRSCDYVEDVLCGQGFPACSIHGDKSQREREDALRYFKNGNTPILCATSVAARGLDIPNVTQVVNYDLPSNIDDYVHRIGRTGRAGNTGAALSFINESNSGVVRELRDLLDENEQDVPPWLNQMCQFSGGRSSGGGGRGGGGRRGGGGGGFGSRDVRSKGGNDRGQGG from the exons AACAAGTATGTGCCACCGCATCTGAGAAACTCTCAGGGCAGTGGTGGTCGCACCAGCGACTCTGTATCGGACGGCCGTGGCGGAGACCGTCGCGATTCCTACTCGGACCGTCGTGGAGATAGTGGCGGCCGTGGCGGTTATGGAGGAGACCGTCGCGGCTCCTACGGGGACCGGCGCGGAGAACAAGGAC GCCGCGGACAATCTCGTCGTAACGCTCGTGGCTTTCACGGTGACCTCAAGGAAGACCCGCGCACACAAGCACGTCTCTTTGGTCGCGACGACCACCAAACGACAGGAATCAACTTTGACAATTATGACAAGATTCCCATTGAAGTGTCGGGAGACGATGTTCCCGATCCTATCGAAACCTACTCCCCCGAAACTATCGGAGACGATCTCTTTCGAAACACTCAGCTATGCGGCTACTCACGTCCTACTCCAGTCCAAAAGTACAGTGTTCCTATCTGCACTCAGGGACGCGATCTCATGGCCTGCGCGCAGACGGGTTCTGGAAAGACGGCAGGTTTCCTCTTTCCCATTATCATGTCCATGATAAAGCGAGGTGGAAGCGACCCACCCGAGAATGCTCGCCGTCGTATATACCCCGAGGCGCTGGTATTGGCTCCTACACGCGAGTTGGCTCAGCAGATTCACGAAGAGGCCAAGCGTTTTACCTACGCTACAGGCATTGCTTCGGTAGTGATTTATGGAGGAGCAAACGTGGGCGACCAACTGCGTGAAATGGAGCGCGGCTGTGACTTACTGGTCGCCACCCCGGGTCGTCTGGTCGATCTGATTGAACGGGGACGTCTCGGCATGGAAAGCGTCTCGTTTCTTGTTCTGGATGAGGCCGATCGCATGTTGGATATGGGTTTCGAGCCTCAAATTCGTAGGATCGTGGAAGAATCGGGCATGCCCGGTGGTATTGATCGCCAGACAATGATGTTTAGTGCCACCTTTCCCGCCAATATTCAGCGTTTGGCAAGCGATTTCATGCGTGACTACGTTTTTTTGACGGTTGGACGCGTGGGCTCCGCCTCCAAGGATGTCACCCAAACTGTAGAGTTTGTGGAGGAACGCGATAAGGTTGACGCCTTGATGAAGTTTCTTTTGACCATTCAAGATGGCCTCATCCTAATTTTTGTTGAAACGAAGCGCTCGTGCGACTACGTTGAAGACGTTCTCTGCGGCCAAGGATTTCCTGCCTGCTCGATCCACGGCGATAAGTCACAGCGCGAACGGGAAGACGCACTTCGCTATTTTAAGAACGGAAATACGCCAATTCTTTGCGCAACTTCTGTAGCCGCCCGAGGATTAGATATTCCGAACGTTACCCAGGTTGTCAACTACGACCTTCCGTCCAACATTGATGACTATGTGCATCGCATTGGACGTACAGGTCGCGCAGGAAACACTGGGGCAGCGCTGTCTTTTATCAACGAGAGTAATTCGGGTGTTGTCCGCGAGCTGCGCGATCTTCTCGACGAGAATGAGCAGGATGTTCCCCCTTGGCTCAATCAAATGTGCCAGTTTAGTGGCGGCCGTAGTAGCGGCGGAGGTGGTCGAGGAGGAGGCGGCCgtcgtggcggcggtggcggaggTTTTGGCAGTCGTGATGTACGCAGCAAAGGTGGCAATGATCGCGGACAAGGCGGC
- the H2A-m2 gene encoding histone H2A isoform 2 (Similar to histone H2A core component of nucleosomes, containing two molecules each of H2A, H2B, H3 and H4), which yields MSRNMPGGKGKGKGGRGDKKQTTSSSSKAGLQFPVGRIGRYLRQGKYATRMGAGAPVYLAAVLEYLCAEILELAGNAARDNKKSRIVPRHITLAVKNDEELNKLLGNVTIAAGGVLPNIHAILLPKKTIKTKGPSQDY from the exons ATGTCCCGCAACATGC CTGGTGGTAAAGGAAAGGGCAAGGGAGGTCGCGGCGACAAGAAACAGAcgacttcgtcttcgtccaagGCGGGCCTTCAATTTCCTGTCGGTCGTATCGGTCGTTACTTACGTCAAGGAAAGTACGCAACCCGAATGGGAGCCGGGGCACCCGTGTACCTTGCTGCCGTTCTCGAGTATCTGTGTGCGGAGATTCTGGAGCTGGCAGGTAACGCCGCACGCGATAATAAAAAGAGCCGCATCGTACCGCGTCACATCACGCTTGCCGTCAAGAACGACGAGGAACTGAACAAACTTTTGGGAAACGTCACCATTGCCGCCGGAGGTGTGTTGCCCAACATTCACGCTATCCTGTTGCCAAAGAAGACAATCAAGACCAAGGGTCCCAGTCAGGACTACTAA
- a CDS encoding predicted protein, with amino-acid sequence MGFELEDYPLPSNDPETMKARCSRRGTTVSLSASPLPSHAIVTPSSSESPLPASVNRFSSSPRKTTRIVDTTPGLAHSPFSAKHLNVNRDTSEPEPSSFHRFGANTSLEFDRYGRLVSPATSMHSQNQQKQTGNEENEIVFDSSTVSHSHSSNTVFDTAWSEEPSMEATEIPITGSPTRCPLGKTGSGTRVQVSPDGTVTSRKSEGSYRKKVSNTSLSTVPVLRYELNRPHKPQRTSFSRDKRANKIRSKDFAAECLESGFKIFMLLLEPSAKIFELIQIVYDPDITTIGSLIAMIPPNTTEPTLATQTYVGLTRPKRRSDPWLDPAVLASKTSGTTSAHIHTRDILVAIPQGYVAKHMVRLGKTILANPRMQRLLDRTDPVRAEKRRARGDKASRPMSRNRKTLAVLQEEPDESTTVASDTERSMQRALAQAEATNAAVEFMAVSTSFSASSPRKSIDNLVNPVTIVPRRSHSILPRANSAQTSSHFVEAAAVTNRSEKSFLNESLEPSLTDGQAYEDDSAEGSYTSWSQSFDTSFYTLHKSLSTDTNDRVTAATSKLIVMSRRQRRLELTANFRRGAIVLGIIMMGWYYVDPNGYGGRTELKMGNDPLGTLGSIQLVMALFVLAKLQLFVQTNVEAGKSKCPFLQASVTALERLTHRCSDVPGKEAK; translated from the coding sequence ATGGGTTTCGAACTCGAAGACTACCCTTTACCTTCGAACGATCCGGAGACGATGAAGGCACGCTGTAGCAGGCGTGGTACCACTGTGTCCTTGTCCGCTTCTCCGCTTCCAAGCCACGCTATCGTGACGCCTTCCTCCTCCGAATCCCCTTTACCCGCATCCGTAAATCGCTTTTCCTCGTCCCCTAGGAAGACTACAAGGATCGTAGATACCACGCCTGGGTTGGCACATTCACCCTTTTCTGCGAAGCATCTAAACGTCAATCGAGATACATCTGAGCCCGAACCCTCATCCTTCCATCGGTTCGGTGCCAACACGTCGCTGGAGTTCGACCGATATGGTCGTCTCGTCAGCCCCGCAACGTCCATGCACTCtcaaaaccaacaaaaacaaaccggcaacgaagaaaacgaaattGTTTTCGATTCGTCAACGGTATCTCACTCTCACTCCTCCAACACGGTCTTCGATACGGCCTGGTCGGAGGAGCCGAGCATGGAGGCCACGGAAATTCCAATTACCGGCTCGCCCACGCGTTGTCCTCTCGGAAAGACGGGGAGTGGAACGCGCGTACAGGTGTCTCCGGATGGAACCGTCACATCACGCAAATCCGAAGGGAGCTACCGCAAGAAAGTCTCCAACACTTCTTTGTCGACGGTACCAGTTCTTCGCTACGAGCTCAATCGCCCTCACAAGCCCCAGCGGACTTCTTTCTCGCGCGATAAAAGGGCCAATAAGATTCGCTCAAAGGATTTCGCGGCCGAGTGCCTCGAAAGCGGCTTCAAGATCTTTATGCTCTTGCTCGAACCCAGCGCCAAGATATTCGAATTAATCCAGATCGTCTATGACCCGGATATCACCACCATTGGTAGCTTGATTGCTATGATTCCTCCTAATACTACCGAGCCAACACTGGCAACGCAGACATACGTCGGATTGACACGTCCAAAGCGTCGATCCGATCCATGGCTCGATCCTGCAGTCTTGGCTAGTAAAACTTCAGGCACCACATCAGCTCACATTCACACGAGAGATATTCTCGTAGCGATTCCGCAAGGATACGTTGCCAAACACATGGTGCGCCTTGGCAAGACCATTCTCGCCAACCCACGGATGCAGAGGCTGCTGGACCGCACCGATCCTGTCCGCGCCGAAAAACGTAGGGCGCGGGGTGACAAAGCATCTCGACCAATGTCGCGAAATCGCAAGACTCTGGCTGTGCTTCAGGAGGAACCCGATGAATCTACCACTGTTGCGTCAGACACGGAGAGGTCCATGCAACGCGCACTTGCCCAAGCGGAAGCAACTAATGCTGCGGTTGAATTTATGGCGGTGTCCACCAGCTTTTCCGCTTCAAGTCCCAGGAAGTCTATTGACAATTTGGTGAATCCGGTAACAATCGTTCCTCGCCGCTCTCATTCAATTCTCCCTCGGGCCAACTCAGCTCAGACCAGTAGTCATTTTGTGGAAGCTGCCGCTGTGACCAATCGATCCGAAAAATCATTTCTAAACGAAAGTCTAGAGCCCTCCTTGACGGACGGCCAAGCgtacgaagacgactcgGCTGAAGGCTCGTACACGTCCTGGTCGCAGTCCTTTGACACGTCGTTCTACACTTTGCATAAATCCTTATCGACGGACACCAATGACCGTGTTACGGCCGCAACTTCGAAACTGATTGTCATGTCCCGTCGCCAACGTCGCCTCGAGCTCACCGCCAACTTCAGACGAGGTGCAATTGTCTTGGGTATTATCATGATGGGTTGGTACTATGTCGATCCCAATGGATATGGGGGGCGGACGGAACTGAAAATGGGGAACGATCCGCTGGGAACGCTTGGTTCCATCCAGCTCGTCATGGCATTGTTCGTTCTGGCCAAACTGCAACTCTTCGTCCAAACGAATGTTGAAGCTGGCAAAAGCAAGTGTCCGTTTCTGCAGGCGTCAGTCACTGCTTTGGAACGCCTCACACACCGTTGTAGTGATGTGCCGGGAAAGGAAGCCAAATAA
- the COPbeta2 gene encoding predicted protein (beta prime (beta', beta2) coatomer, subunit of the Coat Protein complex COP I), which translates to MPLRLDIKKKLSASSERVKSVDLHNSEPWVLAALYSGNVMIWDYESGSLAKSFEVSELPVRCAKFIERKQWFLAASDDMRLRVFNYNTMEKIKEFEAHADYIRSLEVHPSLPYVFSSSDDMTIKLWDWDRGFDCTQLFEGHAHYVMQVKINPKDTNTFASASLDRSIKVWGLGSHVPHYTLEGHERGVNCVDYYPSGDKPYILSGADDRTVKIWDYQTKSIVHSLEGHTHNVCAVMFHPKLPIIASASEDGTVRIWQSTTYRAETTLNYGMERAWALAASPESNKLAIGFDEGCVCIELGSDDPVASMDTTGKVVWATNNEIKTASIRGVAGSGEDALPDGERLPVVPRDLGACELFPQMLRHNCNGRFVAVCGDGEFIIYTAQALRNKAFGQALDFVWSGSGTGDYAIRETINSVKVFKNFKESQSIVPATASAEGLFGGQMVGVKGGDGAVLFYDWDSGIFVRKIDVNPKEVYWSDSGNMALLACEGTAYVLSHNAEVMAQAIVSGQVSPEEGIDGTFDLLFEIDDTITSGKWVGDCFIYVNNVGRLNYSVGGQIETLVHLDTSAGGSVQHTILGYLAKEDRIFLIDKSLNVVSYKVTLAVLQYQTAVMRGDFDSANELLPSIPEEEYTKVARFLESQGFKEEALAVTQDPDHKFDLSLELGQVDLAHQILLETPEEDKESTDTQAKWKRLSDAALKDTNLELCESASISSNDYSGLLLLYSATGNLSAMEKLAKLASDGGKTNVAFVAYMLTGNVEACADLLIATKRLPEAAFFVRTYLPSRIEEVVALWRRDLSSISESAATALATPSENATLFPDMDVALQVEQMFLGQREATKATGIPASEYLSAKDDLDLNLIDLIKTRSQPAVDHSMAETHQLVDEEKEADPTDDHDDEEDADLAAVREAEERGASEAAAVAEVQRPAEGAAEFEDDVPLEMTEDVPGATKEVDRDDSGFDEEW; encoded by the exons ATG CCGCTTCGTTTGGATATCAAAAAGAAGCTTTCCGCCTCTTCGGAACGTGTTAAATCGGTTGACTTGCACAACTCGGAGCCATGGGTGCTCGCTGCGCTCTACAGCGGCAACGTCATGATTTGGGACTACGAATCCGGCAGTCTCGCCAAGTCTTTTGAAGTCTCCGAACTCCCCGTGCGCTGCGCGAAATTCATTGAACGTAAACAATGGTTTCTGGCGGCATCGGATGATATGCGCCTGCGCGTTTTCAACTACAACACGATGGAAAAAATCAAGGAGTTCGAAGCGCACGCCGATTACATTCGTTCGCTCGAAGTACACCCCTCTCTACCTTACgttttttcgtcgtcggacgaCATGACGATTAAGCTTTGGGATTGGGATCGTGGCTTCGATTGTACGCAATTGTTCGAAGGACACGCGCATTACGTAATGCAAGTCAAGATCAACCCCAAGGACACAAACACCTTCGCTTCCGCAAGTCTCGATCGGTCCATCAAGGTGTGGGGATTGGGATCTCACGTCCCGCACTACACCTTGGAAGGTCATGAGCGTGGTGTCAATTGCGTGGACTATTACCCATCCGGTGATAAGCCTTACATTCTATCTGGAGCTGATGATCGTACTGTGAAAATCTGGGACTATCAG ACAAAATCCATTGTACATTCCCTGGAAGGCCATACACACAATGTTTGCGCTGTCATGTTCCACCCCAAGCTGCCCATCATCGCTTCCGCTTCCGAAGACGGTACAGTCCGTATTTGGCAGAGCACCACGTACCGTGCGGAAACCACCCTCAACTACGGTATGGAACGTGCGTGGGCACTCGCCGCGTCGCCAGAATCCAACAAACTGGCAATAGGTTTCGATGAAggatgtgtgtgtatcgAATTGGGCTCAGACGATCCGGTTGCTTCGATGGATACAACCGGAAAGGTCGTTTGGGCGACCAACAACGAAATCAAAACTGCTTCGATCCGCGGTGTTGCAGGTAGTGGCGAAGATGCCTTGCCCGATGGCGAACGGCTCCCGGTAGTCCCTCGTGATCTGGGCGCTTGTGAACTATTCCCGCAAATGCTTCGTCACAACTGCAACGGACGCTTTGTTGCTGTGTGTGGCGATGGCGAATTTATCATTTATACCGCCCAAGCACTTCGCAACAAGGCTTTTGGGCAAGCTCTAGACTTTGTATGGTCTGGATCGGGTACTGGAGACTATGCGATTCGTGAAACGATCAATAGTGTGAAAGTTTTCAAAAACTTTAAGGAATCACAGAGTATCGTACCTGCTACTGCCTCAGCTGAAGGCTTGTTTGGAGGACAAATGGTCGGAGTAAAAGGCGGCGACGGTGCTGTGTTGTTCTATGACTGGGATAGCGGCATCTTCGTTCGTAAAATTGATGTAAACCCGAAAGAAGTGTACTGGTCAGACAGCGGCAACATGGCACTTTTGGCTTGCGAAGGAACAGCGTACGTTCTCTCGCATAACGCCGAAGTGATGGCTCAAGCGATTGTATCTGGGCAGGTCTCTCCTGAAGAAGGCATCGATGGTACTTTCGATCTTTTGTTCGAAATAGATGATACGATCACGTCCGGAAAGTGGGTTGGGGATTGTTTCATCTACGTCAACAACGTCGGGCGTCTCAACTACAGCGTTGGTGGGCAGATTGAAACATTGGTTCATTTAGATACTTCGGCGGGCGGGTCAGTACAGCACACAATTCTTGGATATCTGGCCAAGGAAGACCGAATATTCCTGATCGACAAGTCCTTGAACGTTGTTTCGTACAAGGTTACTTTGGCGGTATTGCAGTATCAAACAGCCGTCATGCGCGGTGACTTTGATTCGGCTAATGAGCTGTTGCCTTCAATCCCCGAAGAAGAATATACCAAAGTCGCTCGTTTCTTGGAATCTCAAGGATTCAAGGAAGAGGCGTTGGCTGTGACGCAGGATCCGGATCACAAATTTGACTTGTCGCTCGAGCTAGGCCAAGTCGATTTGGCGCACCAGATCCTATTGGAAACGCCCGAAGAGGACAAGGAATCGACCGACACACAGGCGAAGTGGAAACGGCTCAGCGATGCTGCCCTTAAGGACACCAATTTGGAACTGTGCGAATCTGCCAGCATTTCAAGCAACGATTACTCTGGACTGCTTCTTTTGTACTCGGCAACTGGAAATCTTTCGGCGATGGAAAAGCTGGCGAAGCTCGCATCGGACGGAGGAAAGACAAACGTAGCTTTTGTCGCGTACATGCTGACCGGCAATGTAGAGGCTTGCGCCGATTTATTGATCGCTACCAAAAGGCTGCCAGAAGCTGCATTCTTTGTGCGAACATACTTGCCGTCCCGAATCGAAGAAGTTGTGGCTCTTTGGAGAAGAGATCTTTCCTCGATTAGCGAGTCAGCGGCAACTGCTCTTGCTACTCCATCAGAGAATGCCACACTGTTCCCGGATATGGATGTTGCTTTGCAAGTCGAGCAAATGTTTCTAGGACAACGAGAGGCGACGAAGGCTACGGGTATCCCCGCATCGGAGTACCTGAGTGCCAAGGACGACCTGGATTTGAATTTGATTGATCTTATCAAAACCCGTTCGCAGCCGGCAGTAGACCATTCTATGGCAGAGACTCATCAATTGGTGgatgaagaaaaggaggCAGACCCCACGGACGACcatgatgatgaagaggatGCCGATTTAGCTGCTGTACGTGAAGCCGAAGAACGAGGAGCGAGTGAGGCTGCAGCGGTTGCTGAAGTACAGAGGCCGGCGGAAGGAGCGGCAGAATTTGAAGACGATGTACCGTTAGAAATGACTGAGGATGTTCCTGGAGCGACGAAAGAAGTAGACCGAGACGATAGTGGATTCGACGAGGAGTGGTAG
- a CDS encoding predicted protein produces the protein MVVQHRQRPPNKPFNPFGRGGSGPSLSYNDTRYRHTASRNTFRNAAGANARGSFSGCLSPAVLFVLVVIATISSYGFMSTPEPNGPVATSDKQEGGGIGAGALSPTKSASGALDKYGKSQSSGSARQSDSAMQKSGHNEYAEPEFPYHEQRDTNVQAYSYGDAAEEVAFPEIPPDLNTRNGNPFEHHRNQNLEEDKQGGVHSNSGPSADLQHRESQLVNEERQGDFDVKTGPSEDSEHVVSLPLTEEEQGDLDVKTGPSEDSEHFVSLPLTEEEQGDLDVKTGPSEDRDHIGSPPLVEGRQGNLDVKTGQSEDSEHFVSLPLTEEKQGDLDVKTGPSEDRDHIGSPPLVEEEQDDEESNRGSSAYHERTTNKSLAEEEQGDEESKTRPFEDPDHEGEDQNDPDADEAKGLLPQIDSNDTVVTDVSIEKMRFKDEPSYLLQNAEEGKVQDNIEVERFGHLPPGMLDTETSLGKNSLSNETIEEDSFPSPVEISQAGNVTDADSIAADSNSTQPYLQANDTGFSGRHTIQSIAKTYANKSGTFVSENKFNTMFAGPTGAHDKSAIIEIPSIVEVIDGNFENKGNSSKLKSAYVVSKEADETGSLAGNASPSAETSPITSERGSEPWSMESINNSLITKPVDASELEHKHVKDLVQINRISEESGGTQYKKSLNGGENDTENLSTHSKLNVVPSTFFNESALTSPEAFIMSKLTSNHSGWPDPVTPASLVERREMDANVTQLYSTGSSYMSIATEKNATGVAKTLTKSAKRKPFENTTEHVNIKGYLKADGATRPKTMIATTAKSNITNIAVSQASLSASDANVTELESEALRNISKTDRDHPHRSLNLSAATFHQESVLRNKTHKFLHDKKTRHSHGKSPDKTRSSNKEKQIDTTDKNSALSPTRNTTLVVKEVKKQSREQNDPHVHDDDTGQHSESRNTTILKMHKSSARKSLRVK, from the coding sequence ATGGTAGTACAGCACCGTCAACGACCCCCCAACAAACCGTTCAATCCTTTTGGACGCGGTGGTTCCGGTCCCAGTCTCTCCTACAACGATACGCGCTACCGGCACACTGCTTCGCGTAACACTTTTCGCAATGCCGCCGGCGCCAACGCTCGAGGGAGCTTTTCCGGGTGTCTCTCACCGGCGGTTCTTTTTGTCTTGGTAGTGATTGCAACTATTTCCTCGTATGGCTTTATGTCGACTCCGGAGCCCAACGGTCCGGTCGCGACATCCGATAAACAGGAAGGAGGCGGCATCGGAGCTGGGGCATTGTCCCCCACAAAGTCTGCGTCCGGCGCTCTTGATAAATACGGCAAGAGCCAGAGTTCGGGCTCGGCACGACAGTCGGATTCCGCTATGCAAAAGTCGGGCCATAACGAATATGCAGAGCCCGAGTTTCCGTATCATGAGCAGCGAGATACAAACGTGCAAGCCTATTCGTACGGTGATGCGGCTGAAGAGGTCGCGTTTCCAGAAATCCCACCAGATCTCAATACAAGGAACGGTAATCCCTTTGAGCACCATCGTAATCAAAATTTGGAAGAGGACAAGCAAGGCGGCGTCCATTCGAATTCAGGACCCTCAGCGGACCTTCAACACCGCGAAAGTCAATTAGTAAATGAGGAGAGGCAAGGCGACTTCGATGTTAAAACAGGACCCTCAGAGGATTCTGAACACGTCGTGAGTCTACCATTGACAGAGGAAGAGCAAGGTGACCTCGATGTTAAGACGGGACCATCAGAGGATTCTGAACACTTCGTGAGTCTACCATTGACAGAGGAAGAGCAAGGCGACTTAGATGTTAAAACAGGACCCTCAGAGGACCGCGACCACATCGGTAGTCCACCGTTGGTAGAGGGACGGCAAGGCAACTTAGATGTTAAGACGGGGCAATCAGAGGATTCTGAACACTTCGTGAGTCTACCATTGACAGAGGAGAAGCAAGGCGACTTAGATGTTAAAACAGGACCCTCAGAGGACCGCGACCACATCGGTAGTCCACCGTTGGTAgaggaagagcaagacgacgaagagtcCAACAGGGGGTCCTCAGCGTACCACGAACGCACTACCAACAAGAGCTTGGCTGAGGAGGAACAAGGCGACGAAGAGTCCAAGACCCGACCCTTCGAGGATCCAGATCACGAAGGCGAAGACCAAAATGATCCTGATGCTGATGAAGCCAAAGGCCTTTTACCTCAGATCGATTCGAACGATACTGTTGTGACGGACGTTTCAATTGAAAAAATGCGATTTAAGGATGAGCCGTCGTATCTGTTGCAGAACGCGGAGGAAGGTAAAGTACAAGACAATATTGAAGTGGAGCGATTCGGTCATTTGCCTCCTGGAATGCTTGATACTGAGACAAGCTTGGGCAAAAATTCCCTcagcaacgaaacaattgaGGAGGATTCTTTTCCATCTCCTGTCGAGATCAGCCAGGCTGGAAATGTAACGGATGCAGACTCCATCGCAGCCGACAGCAACTCGACGCAGCCATACTTGCAGGCCAATGATACTGGCTTTTCAGGTCGACATACAATTCAGTCAATTGCAAAAACTTATGCGAACAAGTCAGGGACTTTCGTTTCGGAGAATAAATTTAATACAATGTTTGCCGGCCCAACGGGCGCCCACGATAAGTCTGCAATCATCGAAATACCGTCGATTGTTGAAGTCATTgatggaaatttcgaaaataAAGGCAACTCGTCAAAGTTAAAGTCTGCATATGTCGTCTCGAAAGAAGCCGACGAAACTGGTTCCCTTGCTGGCAATGCCAGCCCTTCTGCAGAAACCAGTCCCATAACATCGGAACGAGGCTCCGAGCCGTGGTCAATGGAGTCGATAAACAATTCGCTTATAACAAAACCCGTGGACGCATCTGAGCTTGAGCATAAGCATGTAAAAGACTTGGTGCAAATAAACAGGATCAGTGAAGAGAGCGGTGGCACGCAGTACAAAAAGTCACTTAATGGTGGGGAAAACGATACCGAGAATTTGTCGACCCATTCTAAGCTGAATGTAGTACCGTCCACATTTTTCAATGAGAGTGCGCTCACATCACCGGAGGCCTTTATCATGTCCAAATTGACTTCTAACCACTCGGGATGGCCCGATCCCGTGACTCCGGCCAGTCTGGTCGAAAGAAGGGAGATGGATGCGAACGTCACTCAGCTTTACTCTACTGGCTCTTCTTACATGTCCATTGCTACGGAAAAGAACGCTACAGGAGTCGCAAAGACTCTCACAAAAAGCGCTAAAAGGAAGCCTTTTGAGAACACAACCGAACATGTCAACATCAAAGGCTATCTCAAGGCAGATGGGGCAACTAGGCCGAAAACAATGATCGCCACAACGGCAAAGTCCAACATCACCAACATTGCCGTTTCTCAAGCGAGCTTGTCGGCGTCTGATGCAAACGTGACCGAGTTGGAGTCCGAAGCCTTGAGGAACATCTCCAAGACTGATAGAGACCATCCACACCGTTCACTCAATTTGAGCGCTGCCACTTTTCATCAAGAGTCCGTTTTGCGGAACAAAACGCACAAGTTTCTGCACGATAAAAAGACGAGACACTCGCACGGAAAGTCTCCGGACAAGACTAGGTCTTCtaacaaagaaaaacagaTTGACACCACTGACAAAAACTCCGCGCTAAGCCCGACAAGGAATACGACTTTAGTGGTCAAGGAAGTGAAGAAACAATCGCGCGAACAGAATGATCCGCACGTACACGACGATGATACTGGTCAGCATAGCGAGTCAAGAAACACTACGATTCTCAAAATGCACAAGTCCTCGGCGCGCAAATCGCTACGAGTAAAATAG